Within Lolium rigidum isolate FL_2022 chromosome 5, APGP_CSIRO_Lrig_0.1, whole genome shotgun sequence, the genomic segment TGaggacatctccagcggcgcgacgtattttaatgtccgcgagcgtccgtttgcgtcgcgctgcggacgctaaaatgaccgtttttgtccgcgcgtccgtttgcgtctggggtctgctccagcgggacgacgatttttttttcccttttctcaatgaaacatagtttcaaaatattacattacattttgaaacatgattttacacaacctaacacatagttaggaacatggtttacacaaactaacacatagtttgaaccatggtcgacacaaatataaaaaatttaaaaatagaagccagttgtgttgatttccggcgattttttttaaaataatacgatttttttatttaattctaGGAATAGCGTGCGATTTTAAAAAAGTGCAAAAGTGTGATCTGGTCGGTTAGCTAATGACCGAGATCGGTCAGTAGCAGGCCGATTCCTAGTTGGCTGATGTGCCCCTGTCAGGTCAGAGAACTAGTTGGTCGATAGCTGACCAATTGGTCCGCTACAGACCAATTGGCCAGCTACCAACTGATCGGCCAGCTACTATCCGACCAGTGCATGGATTAATTTAGGTTTATTACGAGTGATATCTCCTGGCACTTCTCCCTTATTATTTTTCCGCCACCGCTTTCCCGCCATATCTTCTCTCTCTCCCGTTCACACCGCCGTGTTTCCCTCCCGCCCTTGCCGCCATCCTTCCCGCCACTTCTTCCCGCCATCGCAGCGCATTcggaatgatatggatgaatgcgAAAGCTGGAGGGCCAACGAGACAATGTTTTCTATGCAATCAATTTGGTCATTGGGACACTAATTGTCCAACCTTCGACACTGGCCCAGCAGGAAGGGGGCAACGAGGCACAAGGGGACGTCGCGGGAGGGGAAGAAACTAGGCGGCGAGGCGCTACTTCGGAACTTATTTGTAATTTATGTAGTGAacaatgaatttgtaacaagtaTGGAACTACTTTGCAATTTCAAATGTGAAACTATGTTATTGTAATTTATGTAGTGAACAATGAATTTGCAATTTCAATGAAGTGGCGGAAGATTTGGGCGGGAAAATTGGGCAGAAAAAAATGgcgctcctcctcaaagaacgttGCCCACGCACGCCGGTGTTTCTTCTCAATCTCCTGGcgcgcccaatccggctgctccgtgtctatccagtgaaaccatttgcataggggcGGGGAGTCTGCAACACAAACAATAATATTAAATCACATTCATAAATAAATTTATGCCTACATAAAATTATATCGAAACATACCggcggcctggtggacgacgaagctgaactacggggtggatcatgctcatagctcgcacacatgaaaaatttcatgccgaaCCAATCGGAGAAATCCTCCACTTGCTTAACATTAgcaaggcggccgcaccaacaccgctccgcagTCACACTCGGGGGCAAACTTGCAGCCTTCACCTTCACCGGCCTAAACTCCTGGTCAGAGAACGGCACACTCATGATGGCTAAGGGTGAGCCAACAGAAAAAAGAGAGGATAGAAGCACTTGTGCAGCGATGAGTGTCGATGCCTGCTTTTGTAGGGAAAAATCCGAGAGCGTGGCGGAAAATAtagcgggagatggtggcgggatAAATTtggcgggagatggtggcgggaaGGAGTGTCGGGAAGGATGGCTGGAAGAAGTGGCTGGAAGGGTGGCGGCAAGGGTGGGAGGGAAACACGGCGGTGTGAACAGGAGAGGGAGAAGATATGACGGGAAAGCGGTGGCAGGAAAATAATGGGGGAGAAGTGCTAGGAGATATCACTCGTAATAAACCTAAACTAAATTCATACACTGGTCGGATAGTAGATGGCCGATCGGTCGGTAGCTGGCCAATTGGTCTGTAGCTGACCAATTGGTCACCGTGACAGTGGCGCAGCAGCCGACTGGGAATCGGCCTGCTACTGATCGATCGGTCATTAGCTAACCGACCAGATCACACTTTTGCACTTTTTTGAAATCGCGCGCTATTCCTAGAATTGaataaaaaattcgtattatttaaaaaaaaatcgcttgatttccgtatgttcgctgccaagaaagaacattcaagggcacctaatcacccaaactggaaaatccagcgggaggagatggtgcccttgttggttctaccgatgaggcgagcaGGACGAAACCTTGACTATCGGCTTCGTGCGGCCCGTAGCCGGATTCgtcgcaaagaaagaacactcgacgttctaactatcggtgtcggagtcggagtcgtcggtgtggtagtgctcgcggcaggctgtgtcgtcgaacaccttgacgatcatctcgccgtccccctcgtagaggaaggtgagctggcagccgggctcgagcgcgaggtcgcgggcgaacttgtcacaccccgtgtgcaggtacatcttgccctgcccgtcgaacaggacctccacggtccagcggcagaagttgcagctggcctcccgtaggcgcaagtgcgccggctcgacgccgtcgacaaactcggcgaacttgtccggtagccgcttgatggaaagtgggtcgtcgtcgatgcggaggaggaactcgaagcagcgctcctcctgcgaggacgaggagggcgcaggcgacggcgagcgtggggccatagctgctccaccacggcggcccctgccctggccacgggggcgcccagggccgcggcctcgaccgcctcgccggccaccaggaccggccatggacttcctcgcgggcttggctgcgtcgcaggaacacctaggcggcgctacgctcgagctttgtggcggctagggtttctttggaggtctggatgaggaagaagaacgcgcgccccctttatataggccggcggcatgcggtggccacgggacgcgtggcgtcgccattaactctggttggcggaggtgggcggccgctcggcagccgaggcatcgtcgccattaacgtggcgcgagTGCCGAAGCGACACGGCTTTGCGGTCGGCGGcgtgtttgagaagacgcatcgacgcagggtcgctgccaggcgggccagccgaaacgtccgccagacacgagcggacgtttctggacgtccgcggagacgcatccgagacgcatatttgggccaggtttgcgtctccgcggacggcccggtcactttgcgtcgccccgctggaacaggccccagacgcatttccggtcatggcggatgaaaacggtcgctcagcgtccgtttgcgtcgcgccgctggagatgccctgaataAAGTTGGTCTTGCCATTGAGAATATCATTCTTTTAAGTTAGAAAACCAGTGCATTTGCTGGTTTTATCCTCTAAAACACACACACGAAAAGACTATAATAGTATCGCTAGCTGCGTCCCCCCAGCGTTCCCCAAACGGTGTCAGATCGAGCATTTGGGGACACTTTTTCTTCGTGGAACGTTTGagagacgtcgctccccagccgcgatcCCTAAACGTGGTTGCTACTGCGACGATTCCTCCTCCCGACAACTGCACTGTCGCTACGTAGGCGACGGTTGGGCGTCGTCCGTATGTCAATAACGCCTCAGGCCCGCCTCACTTCTCGCTGGCTCTAgcatgcccggagcgtcccctgtggactgGGGATGGGCTCGGGCACCGGACACTGTATTGGGCTGCATCGGACGGAAAGAACCTTTGAAGTGCACGACTGGGAATGAAAAAATATCCAGCGCATCCTAAAAATCTTTGGGGGGCGTGGCTGGTAATATTTAGTTTTTGCATGATGGCTAATTGGCTACGTACAGTGCAAAATTTCTCAAGGACTTCGTCGTTCTTCCAATATGGATTGGCCTATATATTCAGTTTCCCTTCGTGTCATCTTTCATTTTATTCCTGCCCACTTAGACCATATCCATCGGCAGCCCTAATAGACCCCCAAGAGGGTCTATTAGGGTGCTAGTTAAATTTTAAGCTCACACGGATGTGCCTAATAATGTAGCAGAATAATTTGGAGCCTAATAAAACCGCCACTAACTTCGTAGTAGCCCTACACACAGGGTGTTGAACGGTGCCCTGGCGCCACGTCGGATGTTGCCGATGGGACCAGCATGGCAGCGGCACAAACGGTGTGCAGCATCTTCAATGATCAGGAGGAGGTTGGTTGTCGTCTTTAATGGAAGCACCGGTTCCCCAAGTGGAGACACCTCAGGCCTCTGACGACTATGCATTCGTCGAGTGGAACAACACATGGCAGACGCGGAGCGCGGGGCCgcagaggaggagccggcgaaccCGGAGCAGACGGAGATTCTAGCCTCATTCAACACGACACAGGACCAGAGGAACGCCGCCCTAGTCCTTGAGGATACCAGCGCGACCATTCTCGAGCGTGTCACCGAGATCTCTAGTGAGCGGGCGCCAGCAGAGAGAGGTTAGTCGTCTCCTCAAGGTGGTCGAGTGGAAAAGAATCCTCGAGTTGAACGCTCAGAGCCTCGCCGAGACCACCACCCGCGAAGCAGCGCGGGTCGCCCAAAACGAGGATTGCTCAAAATTCCGGGATTCTCGAACTAGGATGGGCTTCTCATGCCCAGTTATAACCGCAGTCCTCCGGCAATGCATGAGACATTAGTAAAACTTCATGGAACTTTTTTTTGGAGAATACATCATGGaaggtgtatcaatcatatagaaAAAGAGAGGTCAAGATGGCTGATACAACGCCACAACTCCACTCAACGCCACGAAATCCTACAACTCTACTCAACACCACACGATACACGTCTTACAACCCTAACCCCAAGACACACAACTACGGAGCACTTAATGGAACATAGCACTTGCTCTATGGCAGCAAGCAGTGAATTTTCCACCACAGAGTGATTCATCCTTCATTTACAGTACGTGGATACTATTGGCTTCAGTAGTTCAATTGTCCACACATGTTGTTACGGTCTTGGATGTACAAGTTTCTTTTCATGAGAAATTGGTTGAATATGTTAACACCACACGAAGCGAAATAGCATCTCTTCCTTGTTGCTTCCTTGAGGCTTTTTAAGTCAGTAGTAACtactactacctctgttccaTAATATAAATTTAGTTTACCAGAACGGTTTATATTGTAGAACATAGTGATATTATTGAAACAAATAAGTTAAACGCACGGGGTAAGTGAGTTCTTCGACGGAGGAAAAGGCTGGGCTCCTCTAGCAAAAAGGACTGGAGTCGGCTGAAGAAAAGGTTGAGGAAAATACGGAGTAGATTGCAAGAAGAATAGAAAGAAGGAAAAGAGAGTTGGTTTGTGCTGAAGTTTAGATTTCGTTTTATGATTCCAGGTTGTGATGTAATAAAAAAAACAGTACAGATGTTCAGGTTATATGTTTGCCGGTAGAGAGGTAGGGGTTCCCGTGGATTAATTCAAAGAAAAAAAGCTAAACGTTGTATTTACATGTAAAATGTCCAATCTACAAAACTTTGACTATCTACATTATAGAATGTCATCTACTCACAAACAGAGCTAGCTCACGAATTCACACTGTAAAACCTCGAGGATAAAACGGTTTATCATAAACCCTTGTATGTGCCCGCAAAAGTTGAAAAACAAACATGTCAAACGCCGCGCGGACCATCATGCATGGTGTACTCCTATCTACGATGCATGGGCCCAAGAACATGCAAATGTTTTGATCATCTTTTTCTCTGTGAGGTTCTTATGAGATTTCGCCCCACAAAAAAACTACGTACATTCACAGGATACAGTGTTTAAGCGTGTACAAGCTCATCTAGCCTGCCTGACGGTGTCCCCGGCCTAACCCACATGCTAAGCCTTTCGGTACATGGAGACAGCACAAGCGACCAAGGAAACAGCTGTGGATCAGTGAGCTCTGCATTCTCTCTGCAATGCATGCCCGCGTAGGACACACTTGCTAAATAGCATATCCTCCGGTTAGATATTCTGGGGACAACTTGTTTTGTGAGAGTAATTTAGAGAGTTGGTTGTCTGACATAGTGTCAGTCAAATAAGTAGTGAGCAGAGGCTCCATGTTTGACTTGACCAGCTTGTTATTCTACGAAGAAGCTCGATATATGGGTTCCCGATGCTACGAGCTACTCACCGTCACCGTCTAAAAAAAAGGAAAGAGCTGCAAATATTGCTCCACTCCAAAGGACTGATCGAGTGATGGACGAGCTGGCCATCTCATGCGAGTTTAGTTCGCGCCATGACGCCGTGTGATTTCTCAGTGTGAAACTTATTCTACTCCCTAAataggatggcaatgggtacccatgacccgcgtacccgccgggtaaaaacccaataagTGTACGGGTATGGaataaaatattacccatgggtttgtaaatggaaaaatatcatacccatcggatagagcgggtacgggtatgggatggtaGAACCCATACCCACATACCCATTTACCCATCTAAACTTAACTAGTGGGTCATTGTAATATTCTAAACTACTTAATTTCCCCTAATTCCGCATTTCCGTTGCGAGGCTGAACATCAGGCTTTTCGGTCTCACATTCTCTagtaggttagtgaggattagaccccTATTTAGGATAGGTTCACATTCTATCATATTTTTTGATCAATTTGATGTGTAAGCATGGGTattttttacccgcgggtacccatttaccctgtcgggtgacgggtatgggaaaaacttgtacccattgactggtatgggtacgggtgatggATAAGATTTAAGGCgatggtacgggtatgggatggctctacccgtacccataccctgcgggtgccatccctatcCCTAATAGATGTTTTAGATTTAACAaaaaagtgtctagatacatccagattttaacaaattttacacATTTATTTATGAACAAAGGTTGTATTATAGGCTACACAAAATGAGataaacagaagaagaagaagaaaaataactttgaaatttggaCTGTTCACTATACACAAACCACACGTTTTCCAATTTTTTGTAGCTCTGTCTCAATGTGAAACTAATTGTATTCCACGCTACACAAAAGAGACAACTTCAGCCAAATATATACATTTAAAATGTGTACTACTATTCACTATACTAATTGTATTCCACTCTACACAAAAGAGACAATTTCAGCCAAATATATACATTCAAAATTTGTACTACTATTCACTATACTCAAATACATATATTTTTGGGTAGCTCAAAGTACAAAGTATCTCCCATTGAGATTTTGCGCCCTTGTAGTGTGCATCGTTGATTACATCCAGActtgtttaaaaaaattaaaatatgaaacATGAATTTTGAGTTCTAAAAAATAAAGAGCTCACTAGAGATCTGTTTCTATTAATTATTTGGTTGTCCAATCTGCAATTGAGCTAACATATAAAACCAAGTCTGGTATTGGCTACGACATGGTTTCCATACGTACTTCGAGTTGTTTGATCGTTCTTATAAGCCATGACAGCAATATATTTTATTTTAAGAAGCCTCAACATCAGAAGTTCAAAACACAGCACATCACGACTAAATAGAGCCATAGTCGGCTTTTAAGGTATATCACATGTTAAATGGTCTCAGTAAGAAATAGTCCCAAATGTTTCGCACTTTTTTCAGGTTACTTTCCCATTCATGCTAACAATTGCAAATCAATTGATATTTTCAATCCTCACAAATAACTATGACTAGTGCCGCACAAAAAGAATAAAACTAACTAAATTCAAAAGAGACAGTAGGAGATTATGTTGCACATGCATATTCTGGTACAAAAGACTTTTGCCTGACTAACTCATGTAGATCGTGAACAATTTTAAACACCGCATCTGGGCGAGCTAGTTTGAGGCAATTTTGCGACATTACTTGGAGCTCATCTGACCTGGGGCCAAaccaatcagcaacaatctttgCGATATGTTCTGGAGATTTGGAGAACCTTCCGCATCCATTTTCAACAACGTAGGGAACATTGCCAGCTTCCTGTAATGCAAATAAATTATAAATAAATCATGTAAGGCTCAGGGCATCAGCCTCTCTCTTGTCAATTGGCATGATACACCTCTTCAAATGGAAAAATACTCCATCGGTGTGTAAGCAAATTATGATTGTTGATTTATGTGAGAAAATAATTGAACATTTATTTTCACTGTACATAACACCCCCACCCACCCCAGTTCAGAATATAAggtgtatttttattttttactgtCTAGAATACGTGGAAGTGGATCAATGTCGAAATCCAAATCCAGAACTAAACTACCCAACTATTGTCCAAATATACATGATCCAGTCCACATCCTGTCCAAATAACAATGACTAACATCCAAATCCACACATAAGAAGTCCAAAAATATCCAAATCCAAATGGACTAACCAAAAACATGGAAAAAGACCGATCGAGCAGGTGGCCAGGCTAACTGCTACGAGCCGCACTTCATGTGGGGCCTACTTCACTGGAGACTACTTAGCCAATCAGTCAGTGGATAGCTAGTTTCGTATGTGATGTTTTTAATAAACCAATCAGCACATCAGTACGTGATTCTCTCCAGGGCAAAAGCACGGGCGACTCAGCATCAGCGCGTACGACGACTCAATCACTAGCAATAACATCCAATGGATCTTGGATGGATCCTATCCCCTGAGCCCAGCATGAAACTAGCTATCCACTGACTGATTAGCTAAGTAGTCTCCAGTGAAGTAGGCCCCACATGAAGTGCGGCTCGTAGCAGTTAGCCTGGCCACCTGCTCGATCAGTCAGTGGATCTTAGTTCAAAAGATGTGCAGATCCAATATAGTCCAATCCAACATGGTCCAAGTTAAGTTAGATCCAAAGCCCATTGGACGGTTAAGGTCCACTGCCAGGTTTACTCCAGATCAGGCGTGACACAGAATTGATTAAAATTGAATTCATTTTTATGGTTATGATTTTGTAACTATTAACAAAATATATACGAGAAATCCTCGGTCAAAGCTTGAATTTGGACAGTCTTAAGTTTCTGGAGCAAGTAACTAAAAATGAACAAATGCAGCATAAGCAAAATCAGTTTCAGAGCAAGCTATGGTCAGcgttacttcatgaacctcaggTACAAAAGTAAAGGCATGGTACAAACTAGATGGCAGTGTCAGGTGCACGAGTCAATTCTGGTCAAGGATCCGCACAAGTTATACATGGCACATGCAGCTCAGCTTTGAGTGGTGGCATAAAATCTGACAGTATGGTATTCTACACAACCATTTCAGTCATTTTTTAGTCACCGCCACTAAGCTTATCCAGCATTAATTCATGGAGAATACCAAGGGGATACCAAGTGTTCGATCCGTGGGTATCTAATTAAACTTTTGTCGAGCACAGTTAGGAGATGTATCCGGTACTGAACAACATTACAAGCCAAAGTCAAGagttctcagcaaaaaagatagaCATGCAGACCCTACGATGAATGGCACAAGGAATTTACCTGTCCGGCGATATAACCATTTAGAATAATGGGGAGGCCACGAATCATCGCCTCTGCAATTGTACCAGGCCCCGCCTGCAAATTACCACAGGTCATATTATATTATCAAAGAACAACAAATCATGCAATATAATATGACATAGCGAAGTGCATGATCTGGAGATGTGGATTATAATGTACTTCTGCTGTcccaaaatataagatgttttggcctATCAAAAAGGTCTTatattttggaatggaggtagtacaacATACCTTTGTAATGATACTATCACAAGCACCCATGCATTCTTCCATCTTTGTAACGAAACCTTTCACCTAAATTgttaaaaaaggaaaaggaacatTAAAGGACTAATTTGGAAAGGACACAAGAAGTGGTCAAAACAACATAAACTTTTAGGCAGTACAGTTGCAAATTTGAAATACTTGGAAGCTAAAAAATCAGTTTTAAGTACCTGAACGGGAACTTTCCAATTGATTGACTGCAACCTGTTAGTCAACTTCTTATTGCGTCCACATATTATAAGTATTTGACCCTTGGGTCCCCCAAGGCTTTCGTCATATAAAGAATTATCAAGCGCTCTAGCAGTGGCTTCAATAGGACCCATCCCTTCACCCCCACCCATTAATAGAACAGCAGGCAAATATTCATCCATACCTAACTCCCTACGTAGCTCATCCTGTTTAAGAAGAGCATATGTATAACACTCAGCAACTTGTGCAGAtggaaaaaaaaatctagaaGCTACTAGGGTGCTAATGGTTGAAGAAATTGTTTACCTTCGGTGGAACAGGTTTGACAAAAGATGGGCGTACAGGGAGGCCATAGACTTTAATTTGTGAAGGTTGCAGTCCAGCTTTTAGTGCTCTCTTAGTCACCTCAGCTGATGGACAGTAACATCTGGTCACAAGCTTGTGAAACCTAATGGAAAGCAGTAAAATAACTATTTCACTGTAAGAACAATTGCATCCCTGTTTTAAAGGTAAGGAACGAAAAACTGACCCTAAGTTATATGAAAATTGAAACCAGCATACCATGTTGGGTGACAAGTGCTCAGGTCTGTGATAACCGTTGTGAATGGAATCTTATCCAGTAAACCTCTGGACCGCAGAACACGAAGGGGGACATGTTGCATTAAAGGATGTACACTGATAATAACGTCTGGTTGGTATTTCATTAGACCTTTGGCAACCTCTCTGCAGGAAACAATAGGCAATGTCTATATTATATAACCATGCTATTCAGGCCTGCAGCTACAGTACCACACATCTTCAACACGCATGGTCTACATATGCATCACACTAATACTAATACATACCTAAATTAATTAATACGTAATAAGAATAAGCACAGAAGATGGTAATTATGGCTAAATTTGAAAATAGCTGAATTTTAGGCATTCTCCACCAGGATTCGTGAATTCTGCATACCACCTTATAGTAAGTCTCATGATGACAGCATCACACCCAACCGTAAAATTGAGATCCTAGCAAAAATATATTGTCTTCAACACTGATAGTAATCACAGctgttattttaatcatcaaatcatCTTAGACTAGATCGGACAAAATACAAGTCAAACAAGGCAAACCCTGACTATAAGGGTTAACCAATATCCAGCATCGATACATGTTGAGGTGATTAACTCCAACAATAATAACAACACCATCGAAGCCTTTGCCCCAAGCAAGTTGGGCTAGACCGCTAGATACGAAACCCAACAGAAACCTAGGGAGACCAAAAAGAGTAAGAGAGAAAAGAGTAAACAGAGTACGAGTAAACTAAGATTCCAGCACATGGATTGCTGATTTCCATGCAGTCCTATCAAGAGCCAAGTCTCTAGGTACATTCCAATCCCTCGAGTCCCTTTTTACCGCCTCCTCCCATCTCAACTTTGGTCGCCCTCTACCCCTCCTAGTATTTTTCCTACCATTTGGGATCCCACTTGTAATTGGTGGTTCTGGAGGCCTCCGCTAGATATGCCCAAACCACCTTAGTCAGTGTTGGCCTAGCTTCCCTCAATCGTGGCCAGGAGTCCCTCTTAGGCACAATTTGTCCTTCTAAACTAACCTTTCCCTCTTTGCACCAAACACCATAAGTCACACCTCATTTACTCGGTCTTGGTCCTACTAAGTCTAAACCCCTGGATTCCAAAGTATAGCTCCATAGCTCTAATATCATATTGACGCCGACCCTGGTTTCATCTACTATCATGGTATCACCACATCATCAACAAAGAGCATACACAAAGaaatatctccttgtatatccttcGTCACCTCACCCATCACAAAGGAAAAAAATGTATGGGCTCAAGGCTGACACTTGATGTAGTCCTATCGTGATTGGAATGGTACCGTTCTCGCTATCACCTGCGCGAACAATTGTCACAACATTATGGTACATATCTCTGATACGGGTAATGTACTCTGTTGGGACTTCATGTTTCTCTAGCGCCCACCACATGCCCTTCCTTGATATCTTGTCATATGCCTTCCCTAAGTCGATGAAAACCATGTGTAGGTCCTTATGCTCCCTATATTCTCTCCATAAGTTGGCAAAGCAAGAGAATCACCTTGCCAGTCTATCTACCAGGATAGAACCAAATTGGTTTTTGCTCAAAAAGAGCGACGCTCAATCACTCTCCCAAAGCTTCATGGtatggctcataagcttaattCCTCGGTAACTTCTACAATTTTGAATATCTCCTTTATTAAGTTATAACCTCCATCAAGCAAAATGAAACTACAAAAGGGGCAAGAGTAACAAAAATGGTACATAACAAATTGGCTCTAATCTTGATTATTGTGCACAATTGCAATCAATTGCACAAGCAAAGCATCTTCGTGAATAAGAAATCAGAATTTGGTAAAATCGCACTACAGGTAGAGTAATTCGAGAATGTTGCAGCAGTAAGAGATCCTTCCACAATTAGAAGAAAAAAATTCAGCTCACTCAAGGTGAAAATTAGACTACTTGCCTCGCTATGAATGTCGCTGTTGCAGCAAAATGTGGCTGATGAATTACTCGTGGTGCAGTACCATAGTATGTCATCTTCCACAAGGGTCCATGTTTcaccaagaaactatagcttctgggAAGTTGGTTGAAAGGCCACGGAGTATGTTCGGTCCACAAATCTGTGACGAATACCTGCAAATAAATTCATTCATTACAAATAAAAACGCACCAAAATGGAAATACTAATAATCAATTGACAAAAGGAGAAGACAAAATAatcattcattcatcctaatatcCAAGAACCAACCCAGTACAAATAACAggatgtcaagtgggatcccatctAAATCCCATTTGTAGTGCATTTTGCTTTTTGTAGTGTAAATTTTGACACTAAAATTTGAACTAGAAAAGACAAAATACAATATAAGTGAAATCCCggtgggatcccaccttgacaccttaACAAATGACAATCATCACAAGTAGAGTCATGATCAATCTCCTATTTTAATACACAGCAAGAACATAACCAAAAGGCAGGCTAAACTATCTCCTGCTATGTTGATGTTTTATAATTCTAGCCAACTAACTGATGATGCCAATGAGCATTGAGGACACTGTTCATTTCAATTGGAAGAACTATATAGGTTTACAGCATCAGAAACATAGATATGCGTAAAGAATAGCAAACAATTTTATTCAGCATTTAACAGGATAAGACAAAGTAGAAAGTAAATGTTAATGAACTAGTACCGGTACCACATAATATCTTTCATGTAT encodes:
- the LOC124652455 gene encoding probable monogalactosyldiacylglycerol synthase 1, chloroplastic: MPPPTAAAAADPAAFPAAFLSVPSPFLPSTPPLPAPLAPSHASFLPRARARGPRPLAVSVSVSVTGPTSTAASRLHHMWAEFARFVRLHGNQIAPLGFASLGSALGGGGGCGGEGGGGGGGGGDADGAAVEEEGVARAQAPKKVLILMSDTGGGHRASAEAIKSAFAQEYGDDYQVFVTDLWTEHTPWPFNQLPRSYSFLVKHGPLWKMTYYGTAPRVIHQPHFAATATFIAREVAKGLMKYQPDVIISVHPLMQHVPLRVLRSRGLLDKIPFTTVITDLSTCHPTWFHKLVTRCYCPSAEVTKRALKAGLQPSQIKVYGLPVRPSFVKPVPPKDELRRELGMDEYLPAVLLMGGGEGMGPIEATARALDNSLYDESLGGPKGQILIICGRNKKLTNRLQSINWKVPVQVKGFVTKMEECMGACDSIITKAGPGTIAEAMIRGLPIILNGYIAGQEAGNVPYVVENGCGRFSKSPEHIAKIVADWFGPRSDELQVMSQNCLKLARPDAVFKIVHDLHELVRQKSFVPEYACAT